The Silene latifolia isolate original U9 population chromosome Y, ASM4854445v1, whole genome shotgun sequence sequence cggaaaaataaacatgtaattctagaataaagcgcatggatatgtttgtaataggttcatttgggtaaaaacctgtaatttttaaaacctgaacctgttataaagatatccaaattggaaggtgtcaaacatacaaggtctaactagaagtttcacaacataaccatcgctaaagtcgcgaatagcaaattatacaaccaaatgtaaagagggagacatatgtccctaaaatgtatgtgacataaaaagtgtttaagggtcacaataaaataagccaatctaggttccaaggttactttgctcgctagctcgtccatgtaccccatatatgcatcacctacctgtcattcgcattttatacaaatacgaaagccacggtcagtggggagtaactccgagttctcccgaccacgaaatgtcataattaatataacatgtaaacataagaatatgaatacgaatcacacaatgccttagcatatagatgctagacaatcgtgcttatcatgtgaacaacaatgtaacaacacatagtcctagcatgtgaatactagaccgactcatactacactatcatgtgaatcacataacatccaggaatccaaactctatcaaccatagccggcttgcatctcaccttctatgattcatagaatcatcaaacaagaaagggcaatatatcaaagacaggcataagttcttagtcccgtcaatagtcactctgtaactcgagtctataccacgaggtagggtaggtaatcgaaccggtatcttggctcagaggttctatcaaaacatggccaagacacaacacaaccctagcctaaaatctgcgcagacctagacatgcggatacacaccaccgcacccaagactcacaatttttttaaaacaaagtgagtaccctaaggagtccaccaaagggttggctagtacttaagctgaccacttactctcaaaataagtaacgaggtcatgccccaacttggatataaacccaccaagtcaggaacacagaggctattaagcagtgaacatacactcgtcaaagactataaagacctatctatgatgaaggcagaaatactcacctaggacctaaataaaaccaatctaggtcccagcttgaatattttagccacaccacacaagacaaataggacacccacttaaccataagagggcaaagagtccaacttaccaacataaatgataacattctatcatgtgaaaggctatataaatgtctattcagcagacaatccaacaatatcctcaatatcaataataatccaaactccagctaaccgttaatctcataattcatgagaacaagctaaaatggcaacaagacaagaagactcaagtataaggcaaccaattcatccaacaaccaacatgtgaaatgataattacaaatatcaaggcataacataaaacatccaatctcacctcaaagacaaaccctcgacccgagtcccgcgacgggtcatcggtcaaatcgaggtcgacggtttaaacctagcttgaccaaactcgttcggtcaatcgtgcccactcgtagtcttggcctactttggcccaaatcacaaaatttatcacaatataattctcatgctatttctaatttctatcatgtgaaaaacgaaagtaacacattatcaatcacctaaacacttaacaaacaacaggcacaacattaactactaatgtgacattaattcgtcgagtaactcggagtagttaccttaagctagaaaaaggcaagcaataaacttgagaaagcttctaaaacccaaaattactcttcatcttcaaccacatatgagtcacctaaaataattatgtgaagggacgatattaacgaattattgttatataaaatatgagacggaaattaatttaaatcaaaacatgtaaacatattcattagctcttttgtcttatgttcataaaccattatgacactccttttgacaggcataccaagaaaattgtcacaacttttacgcctAGAAACaagtcccataaagcaccattttatccgtcccaaaatcgagcccaaaccagcctgtcacggctcccaaaaccgaggccaaaacagcccacacggccttCGTTTCAACTGTCCCAAAACAGTCTGAAGGCTGCACAAAAATGAtaccaaaacagagttcaatcaaccctaaaccagtcctaaaccgagtcaaaacagtcccaaaaattgTCCCAAAGTACAtgcaaagcggactcaaaaatagtcctaatttactgcacaataccacaactaaacaagatcccaaatagcatcccaaaacgatccctacatgtcagtatacaccgtcttaaatataccactttcTAGCTAGCAttccaaatgatccctagaggtcagtatacaccgtctcaatcatctccacatatcagtatacaccgtctcaactatacaactgactaattaacatccataaggatccctatatataattatacaccgtctcaactataaaacagactaacaaatcttctaccagaccgtctattttagtacatacaaccgtcttataataaataaagttgaaaatataaatgggtttgtaaaaatacatgacgaaaatgaattttacttacaacggattgacagaaCGATGAAAGCAAagactatggaacgaaaatcattgataacggatgacaaacggagtggagtaatcaatttaaaattaaaaaaaaaatgaaaagaacgaaaaagaagaaaaaggaagggagaagaagaaatgttgcgtgagaaatgagggagcagcctgcctgcctgctatttattatacatacgtttcttcatcgttaagtaatttcactcgtttttaaaaccgtctcgagttaaattAAACCGGTTTTGATTCGTTTTGACGGAAAGTCAAATTATTCGTCAAACCCGATTTTCGAAAACgctaaagtttttaaacacgagtttACTAGAAAATTAAGTACCCATATGCCCTATATCCTAACTCATTTACCCAACGATCGTAAGAAATAGAAAATCCCATGTTTACGACTTTTCATCGAAATAACCTTTTATTAAAGAAAAGGttcaaatatagtttaaattactttcaaacatttccaaactataaaaaataattatattacttcaaaataaaataaaattatattttatcgaattattattatttcaaataaattaatattaaattaaagttgatttaaaatattacttttaaaatataataacggtccaaatttacggggtgttacaacctgtcagtacttgtcctggttttagcagtgagattgtggcgacgagagtaactaagaccattgagctaatggacttggttgcaaggattgaggacccgcaatgtgagttgcttcttcttcgagcttgtactggtatttctaagctctacttctcccttcgtacttgctccactagtgtttttgggtctgtccatcttccttttgatgccgctttgcgttctagcttggaacgtattgtcaccgcgtcagggacgggttttggggattggcagtggcgccttgctacattcccttttcatcttggtggacttggtgtctatgcggcagggagatgttttattttatgcttgtaTTGCGTCCTgcttgcagtctgctggtttgcaggctaagctcctcggcccttctactgttgtagctgctggccctgcttttgatgatgccgcgcaggtgtttactgcgactacaggttctgatatattaggtcaccctagtgaaattgcttcccctaaacttatgaagaaattggcagacatttatttcacgacggttgctgctgcctcagagtctgtttttatggcagtctcaacagggttctcactcctctgattggttacgtgcggttcctatctcagggttggggcagactatgaacgggaggacttaccgtagtgtgctggggtatcgtctgggtgttccgttatttacggtatctaggccctgtcctgcttgctctagggtttttgctggggatgtttttggagaccacgttgtttcttgtactggtactatgggcgttaaacatcggcataaccttgtccgggacactcttttggacatctgctatagatctggtattactgcggggaaggaggttgatatcggttttgttgatgggcatggtggctctcttcgtcctgcggattctTGGGatagggggcgtgatgtgtgcgtcgacctgacaggttcttcacctttgactcagactgggttggcagattttgtgccgggccgggttgtcgGCCCGATCTTTCtttcggcgaaagtgtgctaagtatggggatttgtgcgcggtagcgggttatggtttcctacctttctctttctcttcacttggggagctgggttcggatgttgttgccttgctcaagcgaatccagaaattctcggtatcctcaggatgcgggggctcgggtagccgcttacatttttactagactcagctttgctattgctaagggtgttggagcccagattgtctctcggctccccaccaatttcatgtaaaccttttatttttattttaatgaaagctgcgcgcatcttataataataaaataataataataataataataataataataataataataataataataataataataataataataataataataataataataataataataataataataataataataataataataataataataataataataataataataataataataataataataataataataataataataataataataataataataataataataataataaattttggaCAATTGGAGTTAGGTTTTCGATGGAGTCAAAATCTAACACCTTGAGTCTTTCTGACACTTTTTAGAAACTATAGACTCGTGTGGATAGAAGTCATAGAAGTATAGATACAGTGATTATTTTGTTTCAGAAAATAACTGATAGAGTCAAATAGTGTCGGCCTAATTAGGTAATTTTAGTTGAATAAACTTGTCATAAAGCCGGTTTTGAGTGTTAATCGTTGTATTTGCCGGTGAATCCACTTTGGTTGTAATTTGGATCATTTGAACTTGTTGTTGGTATTTACATCTCAAGGTAATTCAAGTACTTCATATTAGTAAGTTGAGATGAATGGATCATTTTGTACAAGCCGACTCACAAGTCAAACCCGAGCCACGTTCAACCAAGGTGAAGAAGGAGAGCAAAATTTAAGCCAAGGGAATAAGTTCAAAGTCAAGAAAAGTAAGTTAATGGAAGATTTGATGCCTTGACATAgacaaacaaaagccaaaataaaaaattgaaaactCGATTTCATAAGGGTCAACTTAAAAAGAGTATATCTCGAGTTCCAAACCTCATATCGACGCAAGGCCAAGTGGAGGTTAAAGCCTGTgatgttagctttccaacggtaggtcgcATGCTTTATTTGACCAAGAAATGAGGGAGATATGTCTTTCGCGAGATTGTGGTGCAGGCTGAAACCGGTTCCTACGGCCCACACCGGAGCCTCCGGTTTTCCCCTGGTCATTACGACGGGTTTTCCTTTTTTCCTATTTCCGAAAGCCCATTTGTTTGTGACCTAAAAGGGAGGCTCAAGGGTATAAATACCCACATGTTTGGAGATCTAAAAACCACCTCCTTACCACTAATATCTCATGCTtggctttaatcttgtaataattaaaacttaatctttccttagttcatgttaatctttcttcattttatgggttgtaagcaaactatggaaggatagtatttctttacttggtataatttctttcaaagtcatcaactttggtattgtaagacacTATAATCTCTTTCAAAGTTATCTAATACTCTTTCCTTGGGTttaattcttatgttgagtaaATAATTGTGTGGTTTGATCATCCTTTCATCTTATTTACTTGACTATTGCAAATGCTAGAGAAATAATTTAAtttatctaggattgtttgaAGCAACCTTGTTGTGTGTTGATTTGATTTAAAGGATTCATATAACAAGTAGGAAAGTTTAtgtctttttctcatttgtatgatttaatcttgtgagaattgatcctagcttgaATATCTTGGTAAAGGTTCTTAATGCTCATGTGTAGTTGTCTTTCAAGGTTTAATGAATGGTTGACTAAGCTTGAAAAGGATACATGGATGATTTAATTTGTGTATGCTAATATCTTGATATTGTAGTATTGGGTGGATAACCATAGGAGAGTAAAAAGAGTTAAGCTTTTCCATTTGTTGGTGACTAAGAATAGATTACATCAAGTTCTTTGTCATTATTACTTTGTGCCTATTAAGTGTTTGTAGTATTGCCACAATAGCAAAGTCTCCATTTTTATtcaattttcatgtttgtctccaAACCCATGCCTTTTCCATCTATGTTTCCTACTAGTTGAACATTGTTAATaccattgtttgtgattagtttGTTTTGTTGAGTTTAAATTATCATAAGGCCTAAATTAGTAATAAAGTCTCACTTAGTGTCTTAAATAGTTTACTACTCAAGTTTTAGTTGTTAGACCTTCTCTTGGATTCGACCCTTACTTATGCTatactactattcttaattgcatagtgtagagttgagtttggttttagaaattgttaatttgatagttaattctaggatttacgacacctagttttcttcatatcaaattttggcgccgttgccggggaagggtaACATAGCTAAAAGCTTGAGTTGTGAAATTTATGTCTAGTTTTTCTTATCTCCTTCTTGTTGTTAGAAATAAGTGGTAGTTCCAATTTGTTTTGTGTAGTGTCAAGGTTTATGCCTAGTTCTCAACAAGGTGGTGATTTCACTCCCATTGAAGAGGACTCATTCGGAGCATACTCTTGGTTGTTCACTAATCCGTGGTATCAAAGACCTCAAAGGGGAGACCAATTTGAAGAAGAGACCTTTGAACCACTTTCGGTTGATCCTATAGAAGTGCAATATCCTACCATGGCGAATGATATAATGACTATTAGGGAGCTCCGGGCAAGGAATTATGACACCCAACCTCTTTGCATAGCCTACCCACCCATGGGGGCCAATGAAAATTTTGAATTAAAAGGCTATTTCATCCACAACCTTTCAAAGTTCCATGGACATGCGGGAGATGACCCAAATCGCCATCTTTCCGATTTTCATATGATGTGAGAAGGTGCCATTCCTAATGGGGTCACGGAGGACCAATTTAAGTTGCGAGCCTTTCCATTCTCACTACAAGATGTGGCAAAGGATTGGTTGTTTTACCTTCAACCGGGTACAATCCGTACTTGGAAGGATATGAAAGCGGCCTTCCCTGAAAAATACTACCCCGATTCAAGACATAATCATGCAAAGAAAGCCATCACCTCTCCGGAACAAGATGCAAGTGAGAGTttttatgagtattgggagagattcaagaagttggttgcTCAATGCCCATATTATGGGCTAAGTGGTGATGATCTTTTGGTTAACTTTTGTGATGGCCTCGCTCAACAATATCAAATTATGGTGAATGCCGCTACGGGTGGTGGGGTTGACAACTACTCCGTGGCGGAGGCAAATGAGATCATAGAAAGGTTGGCCGCTAGCACAAGGAACTATGGAAGAAGCCGGGGGTCAAATACTCTTAACTCCATTGAGACACCTTCTTCTTCCAACCACAAGCTTGAGAAAACCGTGGATGATCTCACAAAAATGGTTGCTAAACTAGTAGGAAACAATCAAGGAGGAGCACAAGGATCTAATTTGGAGTGCAATTTTTGTCAAGGTCCACACCCGATGGAGACTTGCCCCGTCATGGAAGAACAAGGGATAAGCATGGAAAATGTGAGTGCCATGATGCATGGTCAATATAACTCTAGGAACCCCAATGAGGGAGGGTATTACAAGTATGACCCAAGTGGCAACACTTACAACATTGGGTCAAGGGACAACCCCAACCTttcatggggggggggggggggggggggggataccTCAAGAAGCTTTCAAAATGGCTAATTCAATCACTTGAGGAACTCCAACTCACAAGGTCAAAGCACAAATTATCAATGAAACAACAATCTTCAACAAGCAAAAGGAGGATCCTTCCAATTCGGAAACCAAGGACATCAAGGCAATTTCCAAGGTAACAACAAGAACTTCCAACAAGGAGGGGGCTCTTCCTCTCAAGAAGATGAAGATGTATCTACAAAAGAGAATTTTAAGTTGATCATGACAGGGCAAGCCGACAATACCAAAAGGTTTGACAAGATGGATGCAGACAAGCTTGCAAGTGATGCTAGGGTGAAAAATCTTGAGATTCAACTTGGCCAACTTGCACAAGAGATGGCCAAGAACAATCAAAATAACTCCAATTCAATTCCATCTACAACATTTCCACCAAAGGAAAATACAAGCTCAATGACCTTGAGGAAGGGGAGAACTCTAGAGTCTCCTCCAAAGAAAAAGAGGAAGGCAAAGTCAAGAGACAAGGTGGTGGAAGTTGAGGAACAACTAGAAGAGGAGCTTGTGattgaaaaagagaaagagacTCCCTTAAAAGCTAATGGAAAAGAAGTAAAGAGTCCCTTGAGCAATGACAAAGGAAGGGAGGGAAACAACACCACCAAAGATCCTATTGAGGAGATTGAAAAAGAATATGTTGTGGAGGTACCCTTTCCTCATGCTCTCATATATTCTAAAAGGTTTGAAAGAGATGAGGATCTCTATGAAACCTTTAGAAAGTGTGAGGTGAACATCCCTTTACTTAATCTTTTGAAAGGTGTTCcgaggtatgcaaagtttctTAAGGAACTTTGCACGCCTAGGAGAAACCCAAGGAAGGGAACCCACAAAGTAAAGGTAAGTGAACATGTCTCCgccattttcaaaaaaatcactTCCAAAAAAATGTGGCGACCCGGGAATGTTCACCATACCATGCTCTATTGGGGACAAGATCTTAACTCATATTATGTTAGATCTTGGTGCGTCAATCAATGTTATGCCCTATGCTTTATATGAGACCTTAGTACTCCCACCCTTGAATAAAACCGACGTAGTGATCCAACTTGCGGATCGCTCCAACATATACCCGAAGGGGATGGTGGAGGACGTATTGGTAGAGGTAGACCATTTGACCTTCCCGGCCGACTTCTATGTCCTTGCATGGAAGTTGACTCGAGGGCCACTCCAATCCTTTTGGGGAGGCCTTTCATGAAAACCTCTAAAACCAAAATTGATGTATCCAATGGAAATCTCACCATGGAGTTTGACGGGAAGCAACTCACCAATAACATATATGATGCTATGAGACAACTAAATGACTTGCATTCTTGTGTCGAAGGGACCCCCTTGAGGTTGCCCTTACTAATGATTTGGGAAGAGAAGGGTTGCGTGTGTTGTTGCCTCATGATGTGTAGGAGTATTCTGAAGACTTGGAAATAGAAGAGCTTTTCATTGGGAAGATAGCAATTGAGGATAGCAAAAATGAGGAGCTGACGGAAAGCGCAGCCTACGCAGGAGAGCGCGGCCTGCGCAAAATAGTGCAGCCTGCACAGTTTGGCGCAGCCTGTGCAATTGACTGGACTCTCGAGCAACTAGCCTTGCTGAACTTCTTTAATCAATAATGCCCATTCTTTCCTCTTGAAGCCAACCTAGAGAGACCCCTACCCTCCACCATAAAACCCCCAAAACATGAACCAAAACCTCTTCCAAATCACCTCAAGAACATATTCTTGGAAGCAAACAATAGTCTCCCATTGAtcatctcaaaccaactcaaaaagGAGCAAGAGGAGAGGTTATTTACCATGTTGAAAGAGCATAAGGAAGCTTTTGGGTGGAGCATTGCCGATATTAAGGGAATAAGCCCAAGTATTTGCATGCACAATATTCGGTTGGAGAAAGAGGCTAAGCCTGTGAGACAACCTCAAAGGAGACTCAATCCACCTATGGTGGAGGTCGTGAAAGAAGAAGTCATCAAGCTCCTTcaaatgggaatcatctaccccattaGTGACTTccaatgggtaagtcctactcaagttgTGCCAAAGAAAGGGGGGGGGGGTAACGGTAGTAAAAAACACCCAAGGGGCATTGATCCCCACCCGTTTACAAAAGGGATGGAGGATGTGTATCGATTATCGCCGCCTCAACCAAGTCACTTTGACGGACCATTTCCCCCTACCCTTTCTagaccaaatgctagag is a genomic window containing:
- the LOC141632965 gene encoding uncharacterized protein LOC141632965; translation: MKAAFPEKYYPDSRHNHAKKAITSPEQDASESFYEYWERFKKLVAQCPYYGLSGDDLLVNFCDGLAQQYQIMVNAATGGGVDNYSVAEANEIIERLAASTRNYGRSRGSNTLNSIETPSSSNHKLEKTVDDLTKMVAKLVGNNQGGAQGSNLECNFCQGPHPMETCPVMEEQGISMENVSAMMHGQADNTKRFDKMDADKLASDARVKNLEIQLGQLAQEMAKNNQNNSNSIPSTTFPPKENTSSMTLRKGRTLESPPKKKRKAKSRDKVVEVEEQLEEELVIEKEKETPLKANGKEVKSPLSNDKGREGNNTTKDPIEEIEKEYVVEVPFPHALIYSKRFERDEDLYETFRKCEVNIPLLNLLKGVPRYAKFLKELCTPRRNPRKGTHKVKEYSEDLEIEELFIGKIAIEDSKNEELTESAAYAGERGLRKIVQPAQFGAACAIDWTLEQLALLNFFNQ